A single region of the Marinobacter nanhaiticus D15-8W genome encodes:
- the birA gene encoding bifunctional biotin--[acetyl-CoA-carboxylase] ligase/biotin operon repressor BirA: MIKDNVLLSLLADGEWHSGEDMAKALGVSRTAIWKQLNRVMEQGLGVERVRGKGYRLVDEVDLIDQEVILRQLPDELAGDLQLEVFGAIDSTNAYLMQNADVPDKRVRICIADQQTQGRGRRGRAWSSPSGENVYLSMALRLAGGFAALDGLSLVVGVAVARALERLGLKEASLKWPNDVLVDARKLAGILIELQGELEGAARVVIGIGINVHMSDREKQVDQPWISLDQAAPYGNWKRNEIIGAVIEETLSVLRGFEQAGFSAYRDDWQCRDALRGVALRTEPDGDEGIGAGIDRSGAYLLNTAEGEKVLRAGEISVRRQL, from the coding sequence ATGATAAAAGACAACGTGTTGCTTTCCCTGTTGGCCGATGGGGAGTGGCATTCCGGCGAAGACATGGCAAAGGCGCTGGGCGTCAGTCGCACGGCTATCTGGAAGCAGCTTAATCGGGTGATGGAGCAGGGGCTCGGCGTTGAGCGTGTCAGGGGTAAGGGATATCGCCTGGTAGATGAAGTGGATCTGATCGATCAGGAGGTCATTCTGCGACAACTGCCCGATGAACTGGCCGGTGATCTGCAGCTCGAGGTGTTCGGTGCAATCGACTCAACCAATGCGTACCTGATGCAGAACGCGGACGTGCCGGACAAGCGCGTACGCATCTGTATCGCTGATCAGCAGACCCAGGGACGAGGGCGGCGCGGGCGTGCTTGGTCCAGTCCAAGTGGGGAGAATGTTTATCTGAGCATGGCGCTACGACTGGCGGGTGGGTTTGCAGCGCTGGATGGATTGAGCCTGGTCGTGGGCGTCGCCGTCGCCCGGGCGCTTGAGCGTCTGGGCTTAAAGGAGGCATCTCTCAAGTGGCCCAACGACGTGTTGGTCGATGCCCGCAAGCTGGCAGGAATTCTCATCGAACTCCAAGGTGAGCTGGAGGGTGCGGCCCGTGTGGTTATTGGTATTGGTATCAATGTCCATATGAGTGATCGTGAGAAGCAGGTGGATCAGCCCTGGATAAGTCTCGATCAGGCTGCGCCATATGGGAACTGGAAGCGCAACGAGATCATCGGTGCGGTGATCGAGGAAACGTTGAGCGTCCTCCGGGGATTCGAGCAGGCCGGTTTCTCGGCTTACCGGGATGATTGGCAGTGTCGTGATGCGCTCCGTGGTGTAGCGCTTCGCACGGAACCGGATGGGGACGAAGGGATTGGCGCGGGGATCGATC
- a CDS encoding DUF6160 family protein: MKHPLVFAFAACGSVAMADLQSLDDSDMAGISAQSGITMELDLEATVGRISYFDDGSGIHLDGFRIGSATDPEGEARHVIKLDILADASLNLDFLVEDRRLEFADVRLDGSPDVSMGGVFLDQNMSGSLNIAPGGALGPEGYTFNVAYEMTDGRLGYRTNGNEVFLDGVSMAVNAPGITLDVVGSVLELRSPSVTGSYSVDAIRFSGNPANHGVSVDATSGELLASYGSLSSDFDISSLTKIAAGGRFGDEGLRIDSETTINSATFIYRDDGNPIALRGISGSSTVNNLRLDVAPDWDDRQGLALTVDSIAGDLNIDRIEMGANGKNLGQVSLGYLFADQTIDGQIYTNALYLQGGGHADAGPQGLRLAAQWSLADADIAYTEDGNRVIFSGLQSWGQGDLTVNVTREEVLGGTQFYDGLRLGFEGVKGGYRLNGLRVGDEDSPLQGGTELLLALGFFPSYEFEIDGHITLGAGGAEGEGLTINSDMQIRNGRAAIIAAPYDEGAGEVPQKGLWATELDYDTHVRDMTIDVTEDGLAIIKGEVWGTMDMGNLRIGNKTGESFGRFVVQNYEKGSSMTITPGGAGNVCVGGSGADASACTASGGMWEMRGEEGVTIAMKKILARAISETKRNAFIWETNRTIGANGAENGTGTQLVLNDIYTSDGVDANGDGVEDNTFGIQTDLSVDIYQTKVVKKDDGADSNGIVGDRGDEKIMDASAPLGYRYVAAPSESERANRPLGFAVQAHSRFMELSINNIDLVHPTGGAATAVYGVKMQNFDIEANLTATPIQ, translated from the coding sequence ATGAAGCACCCTCTCGTTTTCGCCTTTGCGGCTTGTGGTTCGGTAGCTATGGCTGATCTACAGAGTCTCGACGACAGTGACATGGCAGGTATCAGTGCCCAAAGTGGTATCACCATGGAGCTGGACCTCGAGGCCACCGTGGGGCGCATCTCCTATTTTGACGATGGCAGCGGTATCCATCTGGATGGCTTCCGTATTGGATCTGCTACCGATCCAGAAGGTGAGGCCCGTCATGTCATCAAACTGGATATCCTCGCCGATGCCAGTCTTAATCTTGATTTCCTGGTGGAGGACCGGCGCCTCGAGTTCGCGGATGTACGGTTGGATGGCAGTCCGGACGTTAGTATGGGCGGTGTTTTTCTCGACCAGAATATGTCGGGCAGCCTCAATATAGCTCCTGGCGGAGCTCTCGGCCCGGAGGGATATACATTTAACGTAGCCTATGAAATGACCGACGGGCGGCTTGGCTATCGGACCAACGGAAATGAGGTTTTCCTCGATGGCGTCTCCATGGCTGTAAACGCGCCGGGTATCACCCTGGATGTGGTGGGCTCAGTGCTGGAGTTGCGCTCCCCATCGGTCACCGGAAGCTATAGCGTGGATGCGATTCGCTTCAGCGGCAATCCTGCGAATCATGGTGTCAGCGTCGACGCTACCAGTGGGGAATTGTTGGCGAGTTACGGTTCCCTGAGCAGTGACTTCGATATCTCCAGCCTGACAAAGATCGCTGCAGGCGGCCGGTTTGGGGACGAAGGGTTGCGAATCGACAGTGAGACTACGATCAACAGCGCTACCTTCATTTACCGGGATGACGGCAACCCGATTGCGCTTCGCGGAATATCCGGCTCATCGACAGTGAACAACCTGCGCCTCGATGTCGCTCCGGATTGGGATGATCGGCAGGGGCTCGCGTTAACAGTGGATTCCATTGCAGGTGACCTCAACATCGATCGGATCGAAATGGGTGCTAATGGCAAGAACCTCGGTCAGGTCAGTCTTGGCTACCTGTTCGCAGACCAAACCATCGACGGCCAAATCTATACCAACGCGCTGTACCTCCAGGGTGGCGGACACGCCGATGCCGGCCCACAAGGCTTGCGTTTGGCCGCCCAGTGGAGTCTCGCCGACGCCGACATTGCATATACAGAAGATGGCAACCGTGTGATTTTCAGCGGCTTACAGTCCTGGGGACAGGGCGACCTGACCGTGAACGTTACTCGCGAGGAGGTACTTGGGGGCACCCAGTTCTACGACGGTCTGCGTCTCGGTTTCGAGGGTGTGAAAGGCGGATACCGGCTGAACGGTTTGAGGGTTGGCGACGAGGATTCGCCCCTGCAGGGTGGGACTGAATTGCTTCTGGCGTTGGGTTTCTTTCCATCCTATGAATTCGAGATCGACGGCCATATTACGCTTGGAGCCGGCGGTGCTGAAGGTGAGGGGCTGACTATCAACTCTGATATGCAGATCCGCAATGGTCGCGCAGCAATCATCGCGGCGCCTTATGACGAAGGTGCCGGCGAGGTACCGCAGAAAGGGTTATGGGCCACGGAGCTGGACTACGATACGCATGTCCGCGATATGACGATCGATGTTACCGAAGACGGCCTTGCCATTATCAAGGGCGAGGTTTGGGGAACCATGGATATGGGGAATCTCCGTATCGGCAACAAGACCGGTGAGAGCTTCGGGCGATTCGTCGTACAGAACTACGAAAAAGGCAGCAGCATGACCATCACTCCCGGCGGCGCCGGTAACGTGTGCGTCGGCGGCTCGGGCGCAGATGCCTCCGCCTGCACAGCTTCTGGCGGTATGTGGGAAATGCGCGGTGAAGAGGGCGTGACTATTGCCATGAAGAAAATCCTCGCTCGGGCGATCAGCGAGACGAAACGCAACGCCTTTATCTGGGAAACCAATCGGACGATCGGCGCGAATGGCGCTGAGAATGGGACGGGGACGCAGTTGGTGCTAAACGATATCTATACCAGCGATGGCGTAGATGCGAATGGAGACGGCGTCGAAGACAATACCTTCGGTATCCAGACTGACCTCTCTGTGGACATTTACCAGACCAAGGTGGTTAAAAAGGACGATGGTGCCGATAGCAATGGCATTGTTGGCGATCGTGGAGATGAAAAGATCATGGATGCCTCGGCTCCGCTGGGGTATCGCTACGTAGCTGCCCCGAGCGAATCGGAGCGCGCCAATCGCCCCTTGGGTTTTGCAGTCCAAGCCCATTCCCGGTTCATGGAACTATCCATCAATAATATTGATCTGGTTCACCCGACTGGCGGTGCGGCGACGGCAGTCTACGGCGTCAAGATGCAGAATTTCGATATTGAGGCCAACCTGACCGCTACTCCGATCCAGTAG